One genomic segment of Petrotoga olearia DSM 13574 includes these proteins:
- the rpsI gene encoding 30S ribosomal protein S9 has protein sequence MAELIEYYGTGRRKTAVARVHLRPGNGKIKINGKEYKSLVEYLRGNEVWEMEALKPLTVTSTNGQFDLVIRVNGGGLSGQAGAIRLGIARALLSYDESLRPILKKEGLLTRDPREVERKKYGLRKARKRAQFSKR, from the coding sequence ATGGCAGAACTTATCGAATATTACGGAACCGGAAGAAGAAAGACAGCCGTTGCAAGGGTACATTTAAGACCAGGAAACGGTAAGATTAAAATAAACGGAAAAGAATACAAAAGTTTGGTAGAATATTTAAGAGGCAACGAAGTTTGGGAAATGGAAGCTTTAAAACCGCTCACTGTTACATCTACGAATGGACAGTTTGATTTAGTCATAAGGGTTAATGGTGGGGGATTGAGCGGTCAAGCTGGTGCTATTAGACTTGGCATTGCTAGAGCTTTGCTTTCCTATGACGAATCCTTGAGACCTATTTTGAAAAAAGAAGGTTTGCTGACTAGAGATCCTAGAGAGGTAGAAAGAAAGAAATATGGTTTGAGAAAAGCAAGGAAAAGAGCTCAATTTTCAAAAAGATGA
- the rplM gene encoding 50S ribosomal protein L13 encodes MNSKLVQPSYIAKKEDIKREWVLIDAKDYTLGRLASRIAKILQGKHKPTYTPHVDCGDFVVVVNAEKIKLSKDKKENKVYRRYSGYPGGLKEISFEQMQSKHPERIIKLAVKGMMPKTILAKHMMKKLKVYVGPDHPHQAQKPKEIKLENI; translated from the coding sequence ATGAATTCTAAATTAGTACAACCTTCATATATCGCTAAAAAAGAGGATATAAAAAGAGAATGGGTCTTGATCGATGCTAAAGATTACACACTTGGAAGATTGGCATCAAGGATTGCCAAAATACTACAAGGGAAACACAAACCAACCTATACACCACATGTAGATTGTGGAGATTTTGTTGTTGTGGTGAATGCAGAAAAAATAAAACTTTCAAAAGACAAAAAAGAAAACAAAGTATACAGAAGATACAGTGGTTATCCTGGAGGGCTCAAAGAAATCTCTTTTGAACAGATGCAAAGTAAACATCCTGAAAGGATAATTAAGTTAGCTGTGAAGGGAATGATGCCAAAGACTATTTTGGCCAAGCATATGATGAAAAAATTGAAGGTATATGTTGGTCCTGATCATCCACACCAGGCTCAGAAACCAAAAGAGATAAAATTAGAAAATATTTAG
- a CDS encoding ECF transporter S component, with protein MHGRRVAIVGIFGALSFLLTFIEFPIIPLLPFLKFDPSDSLIILVTMGYGFFPGFFTLVIKSFLFIFRAGDGGLIGILMNFVAGTAFITTLYTIKNFLKLNNWINYIISSLLTGVVAYGMNYFLAIPVYTNQTTSQFVSNMGISLQLFFLLVLLFNFIKFFVDASISHFLLKKTKITSFAYAKREE; from the coding sequence ATGCATGGTAGAAGGGTTGCGATAGTTGGGATATTTGGGGCACTCTCTTTTCTTTTAACGTTTATAGAATTCCCAATAATACCTTTGTTACCTTTTTTAAAATTTGATCCCAGTGACAGTTTGATCATTTTAGTTACGATGGGTTATGGTTTTTTCCCTGGATTCTTTACTCTTGTAATAAAAAGCTTTTTATTTATTTTCAGAGCTGGCGATGGGGGATTAATAGGTATATTGATGAATTTTGTAGCCGGAACCGCTTTTATAACCACATTGTATACGATAAAAAATTTCCTAAAATTAAACAACTGGATCAATTATATTATTTCTTCTTTACTAACAGGGGTTGTAGCATATGGAATGAATTATTTTTTAGCTATACCAGTTTATACGAATCAAACAACTTCACAATTTGTTAGCAACATGGGGATAAGTTTGCAATTGTTTTTTTTACTAGTTCTATTGTTTAATTTTATTAAGTTTTTTGTAGATGCGTCAATTTCGCATTTTCTATTGAAGAAAACTAAAATAACAAGTTTTGCTTATGCAAAAAGAGAAGAATGA
- the rpmA gene encoding 50S ribosomal protein L27, whose translation MKIDLQLFAKKSSDVNKKDSNPKYLGVKASDGKKVKAGTIIVRQRGTKIHPGENVGIGRDFTIFAKIDGIVKFKTKNNRKFVDVYGLED comes from the coding sequence ATGAAAATAGATTTACAACTTTTTGCAAAAAAAAGTTCTGATGTAAATAAAAAAGATAGCAACCCCAAATATCTTGGTGTCAAGGCTTCTGACGGAAAAAAAGTTAAGGCTGGAACTATAATTGTTAGGCAAAGAGGCACTAAGATCCATCCTGGGGAAAACGTTGGAATAGGACGAGACTTCACCATATTTGCTAAAATCGATGGCATCGTTAAGTTCAAAACAAAAAACAACAGGAAGTTCGTCGATGTTTATGGCCTAGAGGACTGA
- a CDS encoding ribosomal-processing cysteine protease Prp, which produces MITAIYTNSQNPSLEIFGHAEFSSFGKDIVCSAVSVLTQFVAEILKNESLGQFEKREGYLKISLNQETYLSNLLLDYLLKSLVAISKDYPRNLKVEVR; this is translated from the coding sequence ATGATTACGGCAATTTATACCAATTCCCAAAACCCCAGTTTAGAAATTTTTGGACATGCCGAGTTTTCTTCTTTTGGCAAAGATATAGTTTGTAGTGCCGTGAGTGTTTTAACTCAATTTGTTGCAGAAATTCTAAAAAATGAAAGTTTGGGACAGTTTGAGAAAAGAGAGGGATATTTAAAAATTTCGCTCAATCAAGAAACTTACCTCTCTAATTTGTTATTAGATTACTTGCTTAAAAGTTTGGTTGCTATATCTAAAGATTACCCAAGAAATCTTAAGGTGGAGGTTAGATAG
- the rplU gene encoding 50S ribosomal protein L21, translating to MYAIVYFNGKQYKVEKDQVIYTEKVKNVDPGNELVLDKVIYLSKDDQKKAGQPYLDGAKVITEVVEHGKDRKVKIIKFEGRKNYRREKGHRQEYTALKIKEIEG from the coding sequence GTGTACGCCATAGTCTATTTTAATGGTAAACAATACAAGGTAGAAAAAGATCAAGTTATTTACACTGAGAAAGTAAAAAATGTCGATCCAGGGAACGAGTTAGTTTTAGACAAAGTTATTTACTTAAGTAAAGATGACCAGAAAAAAGCTGGTCAACCCTATTTGGACGGAGCAAAAGTAATTACCGAGGTTGTAGAGCATGGGAAAGATAGGAAGGTAAAAATAATCAAATTTGAAGGAAGAAAAAATTATAGAAGAGAAAAAGGTCATAGACAGGAATATACCGCTCTAAAAATAAAAGAAATTGAAGGGTAA